Proteins from one Syngnathus scovelli strain Florida chromosome 17, RoL_Ssco_1.2, whole genome shotgun sequence genomic window:
- the epb41l3b gene encoding band 4.1-like protein 3b isoform X6 gives MTTESGADSEAKQQQQQQEESVAAPKENPKAAEPASPQNQLEQLPAAVGHSTPARKEQILCHQDTPEEDQESRQSSTSRLSRSPLKGMKKVKIMQCKVTLLDGSDYTLTVEKRVKGQVLFDKVCDHLNLLEKDYFGITYRDVEQQKNWLDPTKDLKKQIRTGPWNFAFNVKFYPPDPSQLTEDITRYYLCLQLRDDVVSGRLPCSFATHTVLGSYTVQSELGDYDPEELGSDYISELRFAPNQTKELEEKVMELHKTYKGMTPAEAEMHFLENAKKLSMYGVDLHHAKLVGRLYQGLARAPGEDSEGVEIMLGVCASGLLIYRDRLRINRFAWPKILKISYKRNNFYIKIRPGEFEQFESTIGFKLPNHRAAKRLWKVCVEHHTFFRLVSPEAPPKKFLTLGSKFRYSGRTQAQTRRASSQIIRPAPFFERSASKRYNMSQSLDGAPITENHETLMRDSDSAANARGDIITTVTTEKKAEEEKAEREDARADTTADAGTPTAVRQEAKRSPCAFTASALGSELSLPSSPVSSTKVRRRRRENARKRASSVSPVKDGAGRRRQQARSDRQAALLAERALLLSARKRRLEQSGGARGGGGTLFSFSLHLPDLSAVLDEDGYLSFPDLSEMRFLPECAQNFVPIKSPSLIPCFLFIFFFLLSTSFSVPYALTLSFPLALCLCYLEPKAASLTACIAQGYHDYDSSEEEETDSEQTDFAFDGDITATESDADDDSEMPTQDTEPPAEMVKHQTNISELKRSFLETDASVPGLTEWERRLSSSPARSPRSDEPPMIEPLEEEQQDEEDEKPAGDETKAEPKVTEAAEYLLKCTADSSLADGAPPQGISPSATMDDDVFAAEEKTPDSHDQLSEKSVDRLSPGSVREEVSQAITDKRGMLIILKEAEVEAEGKDDVGKLLLSKMEALVEEASPVKGSPKKAMASWVSEVARAEESEVFRVLTEEMPKTFEQSKPDVAQITLSEAAPLAVSTLGWISPSVTPEKASADVEQKKLLATEMEAAPEDHTRADAVCAKEMPVVHTETKTITYESAENDMNGDTDHGVLLSAQTITSETTSTTTTTHITKTVKGGISETRIEKRIVITGDSEIDHDEE, from the exons ATGACAACCGAATCAGGCGCAGACTCTGAggccaagcagcagcagcagcagcaggaggagagCGTAGCGGCTCCCAAGGAGAACCCAAAAGCTGCTGAACCCGCCTCACCTCAGAACCAGCTGGAGCAGCTTCCCGCCGCCGTGGGGCacagcacgccggccaggaaagAACAG ATACTCTGTCATCAGGATACGCCAGAGGAAGACCAAGAGTCCCGCCAGTCATCCACCAGTCGTCTGTCCAGGTCTcctttaaaaggaatgaagaAGGTGAAGATCATGCAATGCAAAGTGACACTATTGGATGGTTCTGACTACACCCTGACTGTGGAG AAGCGGGTCAAAGGTCAAGTTCTCTTTGACAAAGTCTGCGATCACCTCAATCTGTTAGAGAAGGACTACTTTGGGATTACTTACAGAGATGTGGAGCAACAGAAG AATTGGCTGGATCCTACTAAGGACCTGAAAAAGCAGATCAGGA CTGGTCCCTGGAACTTTGCTTTTAATGTGAAGTTCTACCCTCCAGACCCCTCCCAACTGACCGAGGATATCACAAG GTACTACCTGTGCCTGCAGCTCAGAGATGACGTGGTTTCTGGTCGCCTCCCCTGTTCCTTCGCCACCCACACCGTTCTGGGCTCGTACACTGTACAGTCGGAGCTGGGCGACTACGATCCCGAGGAGCTGGGCAGCGACTACATCAGCGAGCTAcgcttcgcacccaaccagaccaaagagctggaggagaaagtcatgGAGCTCCACAAGACTTATAA GGGGATGACTCCGGCTGAAGCGGAAATGCATTTCCTGGAAAATGCAAAGAAGCTGTCCATGTACGGTGTGGATCTCCACCATGCCAAG TTGGTAGGGCGTCTCTATCAAGGCTTGGCTCGTGCGCCGGGTGAG GACTCGGAGGGTGTGGAGATCATGTTAGGAGTGTGTGCCAGTGGTCTCCTCATCTACAGGGACAGGCTGCGCATCAACCGCTTTGCCTGGCCCAAAATCCTCAAGATCTCCTACAAGAGGAACAACTTCTACATCAAAATCCGGCCCGGCGAG TTTGAGCAGTTTGAAAGCACCATCGGCTTCAAGCTTCCCAACCACCGTGCTGCCAAGCGGCTGTGGAAGGTCTGCGTTGAACATCACACCTTCTTCAG GCTTGTGTCCCCCGAGGCCCCCCCAAAGAAGTTCCTCACCCTGGGCTCCAAGTTCCGCTATAGTGGCAGGACACAGGCGCAAACTCGCAGGGCCAGCTCGCAGATCATTCGACCGGCCCCCTTCTTCGAGCGCTCCGCCAGCAAACGTTACAACATGTCACAGAGCTTGGACGGAG CGCCCATCACAGAGAACCACGAGACTCTGATGAGGGACAGCGACAGCGCCGCCAACGCCAGGGGGGACATTATCACCACGGTGACCACCGAAAAGAAGGCGGAGGAAGAGAAGGCAGAGCGGGAGGATGCCCGCGCCGACACGACCGCCGACGCCGGCACCCCGACGGCGGTCAGACAAGAAGCAAAG CGCTCCCCCTGTGCCTTCACCGCCAGCGCCCTCGGCTCTGAGCTCTCACTCCCTTCATCCCCCGTGTCATCGACAAAAGTGCGGCGGCGGCGCAGGGAAAACGCGCGCAAACGGGCCTCCTCTGTGAGCCCGGTCAAGGACGGtgccggccgccgccgccagcaGGCCCGCTCGGATCGCCAAGCGGCCCTGCTGGCGGAGCGGGCGCTGCTGCTGTCGGCCCGCAAGCGGCGGCTGGAGCAAAGCGGCGgtgcgcgcggcggcggcggcacgctCTTCTCCTTCTCCCTGCACCTGCCCGACCTGTCGGCCGTCCTGGACGAGGACGGCTACCTCAGCTTCCCCGACCTGTCGGAGATGCGCTTCCTGCCTGAGTGCGCTCAGAACTTTGTGCCCATCAAGTCGCCGTCGCTCATCCCCTGCttcctcttcatcttcttctttCTGCTGTCCACCTCCTTCTCCGTGCCCTACGCCCTCACCCTCTCCTTCCCCCTGGCGCTGTGCCTCTGCTACCTGGAGCCCAAGGCAGCCTCGCTGACCGCCTGCATAGCCCAGGGCTACCATGACTATGACAGttcagaggaagaggag ACCGACAGCGAACAAACTGACTTTGCCTTCGACGGGGATATTACTGCCACGGAG TCGGATGCGGACGACGACTCTGAAATGCCCACTCAG GACACAGAGCCCCCCGCTGAGATGGTCAAGCACCAGACCAACATCAGCGAGCTGAAGCGGTCCTTCCTGGAGACGGACGCCAGCGTCCCAGGCCTCACTGAATGGGAGCGGAGGCTCTCCTCGTCCCCGGCGCGCTCGCCCAGATCTGACGAGCCGCCAATGATAGAACCTCTGGAAGAGGAACAGCAGGAT GAAGAAGATGAAAAGCCCGCCGGAGATGAGACAAAGGCAGAACCTAAAGTGACCGAG GCGGCAGAATATCTGCTGAAATGCACTGCGGATAGTTCCCTAGCAGACGGAGCACCCCCGCAGGGGATTAGCCCGTCGGCCACTATGGACGATGACGTTTTTGCAGCCGAGGAGAAAACCCCCGACTCCCACGACCAGTTGTCCGAAAAGTCTGTGGATAGGCTGAGCCCGGGTTCCGTCAGAGAGGAAGTGTCCCAAGCTATCACCGACAAAAGAGGCATGCTCATCATCTTGAAGGAGGCCGAGGTGGAAGCGGAAGGGAAAGACGATGTGGGAAAGCTCCTCTTGAGTAAGATGGAGGCGCTGGTGGAGGAAGCGTCTCCAGTCAAAGGCTCGCCCAAGAAGGCCATGGCCTCGTGGGTGTCGGAGGTGGCAAGAGCCGAGGAGTCTGAGGTCTTCAGAGTGCTGACGGAGGAGATGCCCAAGACCTTTGAGCAGTCAAAGCCCGACGTGGCTCAGATTACGCTCTCGGAGGCCGCGCCCTTAGCAGTG TCGACTCTCGGATGGATTTCTCCTTCTGTGACTCCTGAAAAG GCATCAGCTGACGTGGAGCAGAAGAAACTTCTTGCCACGGAGATGGAGGCAGCGCCGGAAGACCATACA CGTGCGGACGCGGTCTGCGCCAAAGAGATGCCCGTGGTTCATACAGAGACCAAGACTATCACATACGAGTCTGCTGAG AACGACATGAACGGCGACACAGACCACGGCGTGTTGCTGAGCGCCCAAACCATCACCTCGGAAaccaccagcaccaccaccaccacacacatcaccaaG ACTGTGAAAGGAGGCATTTCAGAGACGAGAATCGAGAAAAGGATTGTCATCACGGGAGACTCCGAAATTGACCACGATGAG GAATAA
- the epb41l3b gene encoding band 4.1-like protein 3b isoform X11 — MTTESGADSEAKQQQQQQEESVAAPKENPKAAEPASPQNQLEQLPAAVGHSTPARKEQILCHQDTPEEDQESRQSSTSRLSRSPLKGMKKVKIMQCKVTLLDGSDYTLTVEKRVKGQVLFDKVCDHLNLLEKDYFGITYRDVEQQKNWLDPTKDLKKQIRTGPWNFAFNVKFYPPDPSQLTEDITRYYLCLQLRDDVVSGRLPCSFATHTVLGSYTVQSELGDYDPEELGSDYISELRFAPNQTKELEEKVMELHKTYKGMTPAEAEMHFLENAKKLSMYGVDLHHAKLVGRLYQGLARAPGEDSEGVEIMLGVCASGLLIYRDRLRINRFAWPKILKISYKRNNFYIKIRPGEFEQFESTIGFKLPNHRAAKRLWKVCVEHHTFFRLVSPEAPPKKFLTLGSKFRYSGRTQAQTRRASSQIIRPAPFFERSASKRYNMSQSLDGAPITENHETLMRDSDSAANARGDIITTVTTEKKAEEEKAEREDARADTTADAGTPTAVRQEAKTDSEQTDFAFDGDITATEDTEPPAEMVKHQTNISELKRSFLETDASVPGLTEWERRLSSSPARSPRSDEPPMIEPLEEEQQDEEDEKPAGDETKAEPKVTEAAEYLLKCTADSSLADGAPPQGISPSATMDDDVFAAEEKTPDSHDQLSEKSVDRLSPGSVREEVSQAITDKRGMLIILKEAEVEAEGKDDVGKLLLSKMEALVEEASPVKGSPKKAMASWVSEVARAEESEVFRVLTEEMPKTFEQSKPDVAQITLSEAAPLAVSTLGWISPSVTPEKASADVEQKKLLATEMEAAPEDHTRADAVCAKEMPVVHTETKTITYESAENDMNGDTDHGVLLSAQTITSETTSTTTTTHITKTVKGGISETRIEKRIVITGDSEIDHDEALAQAIKEAKEQHPDMSVTKVVVHKETEITPEEGED, encoded by the exons ATGACAACCGAATCAGGCGCAGACTCTGAggccaagcagcagcagcagcagcaggaggagagCGTAGCGGCTCCCAAGGAGAACCCAAAAGCTGCTGAACCCGCCTCACCTCAGAACCAGCTGGAGCAGCTTCCCGCCGCCGTGGGGCacagcacgccggccaggaaagAACAG ATACTCTGTCATCAGGATACGCCAGAGGAAGACCAAGAGTCCCGCCAGTCATCCACCAGTCGTCTGTCCAGGTCTcctttaaaaggaatgaagaAGGTGAAGATCATGCAATGCAAAGTGACACTATTGGATGGTTCTGACTACACCCTGACTGTGGAG AAGCGGGTCAAAGGTCAAGTTCTCTTTGACAAAGTCTGCGATCACCTCAATCTGTTAGAGAAGGACTACTTTGGGATTACTTACAGAGATGTGGAGCAACAGAAG AATTGGCTGGATCCTACTAAGGACCTGAAAAAGCAGATCAGGA CTGGTCCCTGGAACTTTGCTTTTAATGTGAAGTTCTACCCTCCAGACCCCTCCCAACTGACCGAGGATATCACAAG GTACTACCTGTGCCTGCAGCTCAGAGATGACGTGGTTTCTGGTCGCCTCCCCTGTTCCTTCGCCACCCACACCGTTCTGGGCTCGTACACTGTACAGTCGGAGCTGGGCGACTACGATCCCGAGGAGCTGGGCAGCGACTACATCAGCGAGCTAcgcttcgcacccaaccagaccaaagagctggaggagaaagtcatgGAGCTCCACAAGACTTATAA GGGGATGACTCCGGCTGAAGCGGAAATGCATTTCCTGGAAAATGCAAAGAAGCTGTCCATGTACGGTGTGGATCTCCACCATGCCAAG TTGGTAGGGCGTCTCTATCAAGGCTTGGCTCGTGCGCCGGGTGAG GACTCGGAGGGTGTGGAGATCATGTTAGGAGTGTGTGCCAGTGGTCTCCTCATCTACAGGGACAGGCTGCGCATCAACCGCTTTGCCTGGCCCAAAATCCTCAAGATCTCCTACAAGAGGAACAACTTCTACATCAAAATCCGGCCCGGCGAG TTTGAGCAGTTTGAAAGCACCATCGGCTTCAAGCTTCCCAACCACCGTGCTGCCAAGCGGCTGTGGAAGGTCTGCGTTGAACATCACACCTTCTTCAG GCTTGTGTCCCCCGAGGCCCCCCCAAAGAAGTTCCTCACCCTGGGCTCCAAGTTCCGCTATAGTGGCAGGACACAGGCGCAAACTCGCAGGGCCAGCTCGCAGATCATTCGACCGGCCCCCTTCTTCGAGCGCTCCGCCAGCAAACGTTACAACATGTCACAGAGCTTGGACGGAG CGCCCATCACAGAGAACCACGAGACTCTGATGAGGGACAGCGACAGCGCCGCCAACGCCAGGGGGGACATTATCACCACGGTGACCACCGAAAAGAAGGCGGAGGAAGAGAAGGCAGAGCGGGAGGATGCCCGCGCCGACACGACCGCCGACGCCGGCACCCCGACGGCGGTCAGACAAGAAGCAAAG ACCGACAGCGAACAAACTGACTTTGCCTTCGACGGGGATATTACTGCCACGGAG GACACAGAGCCCCCCGCTGAGATGGTCAAGCACCAGACCAACATCAGCGAGCTGAAGCGGTCCTTCCTGGAGACGGACGCCAGCGTCCCAGGCCTCACTGAATGGGAGCGGAGGCTCTCCTCGTCCCCGGCGCGCTCGCCCAGATCTGACGAGCCGCCAATGATAGAACCTCTGGAAGAGGAACAGCAGGAT GAAGAAGATGAAAAGCCCGCCGGAGATGAGACAAAGGCAGAACCTAAAGTGACCGAG GCGGCAGAATATCTGCTGAAATGCACTGCGGATAGTTCCCTAGCAGACGGAGCACCCCCGCAGGGGATTAGCCCGTCGGCCACTATGGACGATGACGTTTTTGCAGCCGAGGAGAAAACCCCCGACTCCCACGACCAGTTGTCCGAAAAGTCTGTGGATAGGCTGAGCCCGGGTTCCGTCAGAGAGGAAGTGTCCCAAGCTATCACCGACAAAAGAGGCATGCTCATCATCTTGAAGGAGGCCGAGGTGGAAGCGGAAGGGAAAGACGATGTGGGAAAGCTCCTCTTGAGTAAGATGGAGGCGCTGGTGGAGGAAGCGTCTCCAGTCAAAGGCTCGCCCAAGAAGGCCATGGCCTCGTGGGTGTCGGAGGTGGCAAGAGCCGAGGAGTCTGAGGTCTTCAGAGTGCTGACGGAGGAGATGCCCAAGACCTTTGAGCAGTCAAAGCCCGACGTGGCTCAGATTACGCTCTCGGAGGCCGCGCCCTTAGCAGTG TCGACTCTCGGATGGATTTCTCCTTCTGTGACTCCTGAAAAG GCATCAGCTGACGTGGAGCAGAAGAAACTTCTTGCCACGGAGATGGAGGCAGCGCCGGAAGACCATACA CGTGCGGACGCGGTCTGCGCCAAAGAGATGCCCGTGGTTCATACAGAGACCAAGACTATCACATACGAGTCTGCTGAG AACGACATGAACGGCGACACAGACCACGGCGTGTTGCTGAGCGCCCAAACCATCACCTCGGAAaccaccagcaccaccaccaccacacacatcaccaaG ACTGTGAAAGGAGGCATTTCAGAGACGAGAATCGAGAAAAGGATTGTCATCACGGGAGACTCCGAAATTGACCACGATGAG GCTCTGGCTCAGGCCATAAAGGAGGCCAAAGAGCAGCATCCTGACATGTCAGTGACCAAAGTAGTGGTACATAAAGAAACAGAGATCACGCCAGAGGAGGGGGAGGACTGA